A region from the Deltaproteobacteria bacterium genome encodes:
- a CDS encoding 4Fe-4S dicluster domain-containing protein: MEQPVNTTKATHEAPLSRLRAEIQENVRACMQCGTCTGSCMNSFAMDLTPRQVWRLAQLGDIESIFKSKTFYLCSACYYCTLRCPRGLQLTETMGALKRLAAAQGLTKFKQSANFYKTFMDTVQRYGRLREMEFINRYFISMKSPIFPFSYIPLGLKLMKKGKVSIEAPKLFGEGRFDRLFQKVQELEKRT, from the coding sequence ATGGAACAACCGGTAAATACGACAAAGGCGACGCACGAGGCCCCCTTATCGCGGCTCAGGGCTGAAATCCAGGAAAACGTCCGGGCCTGCATGCAGTGCGGCACCTGCACGGGATCTTGTATGAATTCCTTTGCCATGGACCTGACGCCACGCCAGGTATGGCGGCTGGCCCAACTGGGCGACATAGAAAGCATTTTCAAAAGCAAAACCTTTTATCTCTGTTCCGCCTGTTATTATTGCACCTTGCGCTGCCCGCGAGGACTGCAGCTGACCGAGACCATGGGCGCGTTAAAGAGATTGGCCGCCGCTCAAGGGCTGACCAAGTTCAAACAGAGCGCCAATTTCTACAAAACGTTCATGGATACGGTCCAGCGTTACGGTCGGCTCAGGGAGATGGAGTTCATCAACCGTTACTTTATCTCCATGAAAAGCCCGATTTTTCCTTTCAGTTACATTCCATTGGGCCTTAAGCTCATGAAGAAGGGAAAGGTTTCCATCGAGGCTCCGAAACTGTTCGGCGAAGGAAGATTCGACCGACTTTTTCAGAAAGTTCAGGAATTGGAGAAGAGAACATGA
- a CDS encoding CoB--CoM heterodisulfide reductase iron-sulfur subunit B family protein — translation MKYIYYPGCTLEGTAREYDQSTRAAMKALGGELLELEDWTCCGASAAEATSYLLAMVLAARNLALGDRIDSEADFLVPCSACYLNLRRVEDHVSRDPQLSGKINEALKDEGLVYKGKRKVRHLLDVLARDFDPEGIRPLVKRSLEGLTVAPYYGCQTLRPYAGFDDPEQPRSMESLIEALGANVYPWSVGSKCCGAALMSTKKEVAMELTGGILDAARGADCIVTVCPMCQMNLEAYQEPIARKRGEAVKISVLYLPQLMGWAFGLPGDALKLNLNLALNDSFRRKVGM, via the coding sequence ATGAAATATATCTACTATCCGGGCTGCACGCTCGAGGGCACGGCCCGGGAATACGACCAGTCGACCCGGGCGGCCATGAAAGCGCTGGGCGGAGAGTTGCTGGAACTCGAGGACTGGACCTGTTGCGGCGCAAGTGCGGCCGAGGCTACCAGTTACCTCCTGGCCATGGTGTTGGCCGCACGTAACCTCGCCCTGGGAGACCGCATTGACAGCGAGGCCGATTTTCTGGTACCGTGCAGCGCTTGTTATCTGAATCTGAGAAGGGTCGAAGACCATGTCAGTCGAGATCCCCAGCTTTCAGGCAAGATCAACGAGGCCCTGAAGGACGAGGGCCTGGTATACAAAGGAAAAAGGAAAGTGCGCCATCTCCTGGACGTCCTGGCCAGGGATTTCGATCCCGAGGGCATCCGGCCGCTGGTGAAAAGGAGTCTCGAAGGCCTGACCGTGGCGCCTTATTACGGCTGTCAAACCCTGCGCCCGTACGCCGGCTTTGACGATCCGGAGCAGCCCCGATCCATGGAATCTCTTATCGAGGCTCTGGGTGCGAACGTTTACCCCTGGTCCGTGGGAAGCAAATGCTGCGGAGCGGCCCTCATGTCCACAAAAAAAGAGGTGGCCATGGAACTCACCGGCGGCATTCTCGATGCCGCGCGGGGAGCGGATTGCATCGTCACGGTCTGCCCCATGTGCCAGATGAACCTGGAAGCATATCAAGAACCCATTGCAAGGAAGCGCGGCGAGGCCGTCAAGATTTCGGTTCTTTACCTGCCGCAGCTTATGGGATGGGCTTTTGGTCTGCCGGGTGACGCGTTGAAATTGAATCTCAATCTGGCCCTGAATGACTCTTTCCGCAGGAAGGTCGGGATGTAG